A stretch of the Deltaproteobacteria bacterium genome encodes the following:
- a CDS encoding acyl-CoA dehydrogenase, which yields MDFAFTQEQEAFRTELRAWLAANVPADTHQLRHLQPQASAADLSFLKHWQRRCFEGGWTGISWPKEYGGRGASLVERMIFDEEMAAYKAPQLLNVLGLEIVGPTILVHGTEEQKRAHAANILSGDEIWSQGYSEPNSGSDLASLRTRAVEQGDYFVVTGQKVWTSLAFYADWCLLLVRTNPDAPKHLGLSCLLVDMKSPGITVKPLRTLTGDSEFNEVYFEEVKVPKQNLLGEKDQGWRVIITSLMFERQGLSFFFTFAQKRHYEDLVATARRTSRYGQSVISDPLVRQRLANAYIETELLKLNNYRALTRLLRGNPPGPEGSVPKLQWADTNQSLQQLAVDIQGARGQLYQGEVSAPDDAYWQYGFLRARANSIEGGTSEVQRNIIAERVLGLPKAR from the coding sequence ATGGATTTCGCCTTTACGCAAGAACAAGAAGCCTTTCGAACGGAGTTACGGGCCTGGCTCGCCGCCAATGTCCCTGCGGATACCCACCAGCTCCGCCATCTTCAACCCCAAGCATCCGCTGCCGACCTCTCGTTCCTGAAACACTGGCAACGCCGCTGCTTTGAAGGTGGATGGACGGGAATCTCGTGGCCAAAAGAATACGGTGGCCGCGGTGCGTCGCTCGTGGAACGGATGATCTTTGATGAAGAGATGGCCGCGTATAAAGCGCCCCAACTGCTCAACGTCCTTGGTCTTGAAATTGTCGGTCCTACCATCCTTGTGCATGGCACCGAAGAGCAAAAGCGTGCCCATGCCGCCAATATTCTCAGTGGTGATGAAATTTGGAGCCAGGGGTATTCAGAGCCGAACTCCGGCTCTGACTTAGCTTCGCTACGCACCCGTGCGGTGGAGCAAGGGGATTATTTTGTTGTTACCGGCCAGAAGGTCTGGACCAGTTTAGCGTTCTACGCCGATTGGTGCTTGCTGTTGGTCCGTACGAATCCTGACGCTCCCAAACACCTGGGGTTGTCGTGCCTACTAGTTGATATGAAAAGCCCAGGCATTACCGTCAAGCCACTTCGAACCCTTACTGGCGATAGCGAATTCAACGAAGTGTATTTTGAAGAAGTCAAAGTTCCTAAGCAGAATCTGTTAGGAGAGAAGGATCAAGGCTGGCGCGTGATCATTACGTCGCTGATGTTTGAGCGCCAAGGGCTGAGTTTTTTCTTCACCTTTGCGCAGAAGCGTCACTATGAGGACTTGGTCGCCACTGCGCGCCGCACCTCGCGGTACGGTCAATCTGTGATCTCAGATCCACTGGTACGACAGAGACTTGCGAATGCATATATCGAAACAGAGTTGTTAAAACTCAATAACTACCGTGCGCTCACTCGTCTCCTGCGCGGCAATCCTCCAGGGCCAGAAGGGTCAGTCCCCAAGTTGCAGTGGGCAGACACGAACCAGAGTCTGCAACAACTCGCAGTCGATATCCAGGGAGCGCGTGGCCAGCTCTACCAAGGTGAAGTCTCGGCACCAGACGATGCCTACTGGCAGTACGGTTTCCTCCGGGCCCGCGCCAACTCAATCGAAGGCGGAACCTCAGAGGTGCAGCGCAATATCATCGCCGAACGCGTACTCGGTTTGCCAAAGGCTCGTTAA